A genomic window from Gossypium hirsutum isolate 1008001.06 chromosome D10, Gossypium_hirsutum_v2.1, whole genome shotgun sequence includes:
- the LOC107915063 gene encoding probable pectate lyase 1, whose translation MAASKKWFLASLAVLFLFLVGAMATVQTNNDSSTVEIEKLQNSKNSTMATRSEEVKVLNEHAVADPEAVAAEVETIIDMNIRNVTERRKLGFFSCGTGNPIDDCWRCDPNWQKNRKRLADCGIGFGRNAIGGRDGRFYVVTDPNDDDPVNPKPGTLRHAVIQEQPLWIVFKRDMVIKLKQELLVNSFKTIDGRGVNVHIANGACITIQYVTNVIVHGLHIHDCKPTGNAMVRSSPTHFGWRTMADGDAISIFGSSHVWVDHNSLSNCADGLVDAVMGSTAITISNNHLTHHNEVMLLGHSDSYTRDKQMQVTIAYNHFGEGLIQRMPRCRHGYFHVVNNDYTHWEMYAIGGSANPTINSQGNRYAAPRNPFAKEVTKRVDTAESHWKSWNWRSEGDLLLNGAYFTPSGAGASASYARASSLGAKSSSMVGSMTSNAGALPCRRGRQC comes from the exons ATGGCGGCTTCCAAGAAATGGTTTTTAGCTTCTTTAGCTGTtctgtttttgtttcttgttggaGCAATGGCCACAGTACAGACCAACAACGATTCCAG cACTGTGGAGATAGAGAAGCTGCAGAACTCAAAAAACTCAACAATGGCAACTAG GTCAGAAGAGGTTAAGGTCTTGAATGAACATGCTGTGGCTGATCCAGAGGCCGTAGCAGCCGAGGTTGAGACCATCATTGACAT GAATATTCGAAATGTGACGGAAAGGAGGAAGTTGGGGTTCTTCTCGTGCGGAACTGGTAATCCCATTGATGATTGCTGGCGTTGTGACCCCAACTGGCAGAAGAACCGGAAGAGACTTGCTGACTGTGGCATTGGTTTTGGAAGGAATGCAATCGGGGGGCGTGATGGACGCTTCTACGTTGTCACTGACCCTAATGATGATGACCCTGTTAACCCCAAACCTGGGACCTTGCGTCATGCTGTGATCCAGGAACAACCACTTTGGATTGTGTTCAAGAGGGACATGGTTATTAAGTTGAAGCAGGAGTTGCTGGTCAACAGCTTTAAGACCATTGATGGTCGTGGGGTGAATGTCCATATTGCTAATGGGGCATGTATCACAATTCAATACGTTACCAATGTCATTGTTCATGGTCTTCATATTCATGACTGTAAGCCCACTGGCAATGCCATGGTTAGAAGCTCACCCACTCACTTCGGGTGGAGGACAATGGCTGATGGTGATGCAATCTCTATCTTTGGGTCAAGCCACGTTTGGGTTGATCACAATTCTCTTTCTAATTGTGCTGATGGTCTTGTTGATGCTGTCATGGGCTCAACTGCCATTACCATCTCCAACAATCACCTCACCCACCACAATGAG GTGATGTTGCTGGGTCACAGTGACTCTTACACAAGGGACAAGCAGATGCAAGTGACCATTGCCTACAACCATTTCGGAGAGGGACTTATCCAGAGAATGCCAAGGTGTAGGCATGGGTATTTCCATGTGGTAAACAATGACTACACTCACTGGGAAATGTATGCTATTGGGGGAAGTGCAAATCCTACCATAAACAGCCAGGGTAACAGATACGCAGCTCCAAGAAACCCGTTTGCAAAGGAG GTGACCAAGAGAGTGGACACAGCAGAAAGCCACTGGAAGAGCTGGAACTGGAGGTCGGAAGGAGACTTGCTGCTAAATGGTGCATATTTCACTCCATCTGGAGCCGGAGCCTCAGCCAGCTATGCCAGGGCCTCAAGCTTGGGAGCCAAGTCCTCCTCCATGGTTGGATCCATGACTTCCAATGCTGGAGCTCTACCCTGCCGAAGAGGCAGGCAATGCTAG